The Rhodococcus sp. B50 DNA window CGAACCGAGTACCGCGACGAGAGCTCGCCGCGGGTCGAACCCGAGCGGATCGCGGCCGCCACCTCGACCACCCCCTGGGCATCGACCGCCGCCGACAGCGACCGCGACGCACCCTGCGCGATGGTGGACAGATATGCCCAGGCCAAGCGACGTTCGTCCGGTTTCTCGCTCACGCGACACCTCGATCCCGGAAGTCGAGTGCGGCGGCGACATGCGTCGCCGACGGCGAATCCGAACCCTCGAGATCGCTCAGCGTCCACGCGACCCGCAGTGCCCGATCCGCTCCGCGAGCGGTGATCGCCCCCTTGCGTAGCGCCCATTCGACAGGTTCGAGCGCGGCACGCGGGAGCCGGAACTTCTGACGGAGGGCCGGACCGGGAACCTCGGCGTTGGTGGCCCAGCCGTATTCGGCCCACCGCTCGCGCGCCGCAGCTCTCGCCCGCTCGACGCGCGCCCGCACCTCGTCGGTGCTCTCGCCCGTCTCCCCCATCAGTGCGCTCGTCGCGACGGCCTGCATCCGGACGCGCAGGTCGACGCGGTCGAGGAGGGGACCGGACAGTCGTCCGAGATAGCGGCGGCGCGCGGTCGGTGCGCACACACAGTCGGCGTCGCGTGGAGGTGCGCACGGGCAGGGGTTGGCCGCGAGAATCAGCTGGAAACGGGCCGGATACCGCGCGACGCCGTCACGCCGGGCGATGCGCACTTCCCCGTCCTCGAGCGGTGTCCGCAGCACTTCGAGGGTCTTCGTGCCCATCTCGGCGACCTCGTCGAGGAAGAGCACGCCGCGGTGCGCCCTGCTCACGGCGCCGGGTTTCGCCATTCCCGTTCCACCTCCGATCAGGGAACTCACCGACGCCGTGTGATGCGGTGCGATGAACGGTGGTTCGGTCACCAGAGGACGATCGCTGGTGAGGGTGCCCGCCACCGAATGGATCGCCGTCACTTCGAGGGCATGAGTCTCGCTCAGGTCCGGCAGGATCCCCGGAAGACGCTGTGCGAGCATCGTTTTCCCGATCCCCGGCGGGCCGGTCAGCATCAGGTGATGCGCCCCGGCCGCGGCGACCTCGATCGCGCGGCGCGCCTCGTGCTGGCCGACCACCTCGCTGAGATCGCCGCGCACCGCACGCGGCGGCAGGGCACGCGGATCGGGTCGTTCGAGCGGACCGTCACCCTGGAGCCACAACACCAGCTCGCGCAGCGTCTCCGCGCCGTAGACGTCGATGCCGTCGACGAGCGCCGCTTCGGTCATCGTCGCGGTCGGCACCACCACGCGCGACCAGCCGTGTTTCTTCGCGGTGAGCACGGCGGGCAGCACACCGCGCACCGGGCGGACCCGGCCGTCGAGCGCGAGCTCCCCGAGCAGCACCGTCCGGGAGACGGCCTCGGCCGGCACGACATCCGCTGCGTCGAGTACCGCGCACGCCAGCCCGAGATCGTAGACACTGCCGACCTTCGGCAGGGTGGCCGGCGACAGCGCGAGGACGACCTTCGAATCCGGCCACTTGGCCCCGGAGTTCGACACGGCGGCGCGCACCCGGTCGCGCGATTCCTGAAGCGCGGTGTCGGGGAGCCCGACCATCGTCACACCGGGCAGACCTCGCCCGATGTCGGCTTCGATCTCCACGACCTGTCCGTCGATTCCGGAGACCGCAACCGACCAGGCGCGTCCGAGCGCCATCAGAGGACCTGCTTGCGGTGGGTGATCTCGGGCGCCCGGCCCCGCGCGAGCAGCACGGTCACCACGTCGACACGGATGTGCGACCAGCGGCGCGTCTGCTCCGACAGCCACAGTCCGGCGAGGCGGCGGATACGTTCGGCCTTCGCCGACGTCACCGCTTCGGCCGGGGTGCCGTAACCGGTGCCCGTGCGGGTCTTGACCTCGACGAAGACGACGGTCGCTCCGTCCCGCGCGATCAGATCGAGTTCGCCGTAACGGCTGCGCCAGTTCCGTTCGAGCACGACCATGCCGGTCGCTTCGAGGTATTCCGCGGCGAGGTCCTCACCTCGCGCGCCCAGATTCCGGTTGTGTCCTGTCCTGTTTCTCCCCTGCATGCCCTGACTGTGGCGTACGGGGCCACGCGGATTCGGCCGCCGAGCGCACGATCGCGGAATCTGTGGACGAGTGCGGTGCCTGTGGACAACCGCTGCCGGCGGGCCGTGGAGAACGGCTCGGTGTCGGCGTGCCGGTTAGGATGCGGCCGCTCGGCGCGGGTCCGTCGCGGTGATCGTCAGCCCAGCTTGTCGGGCAGCCTCAGTTCGGGCTTGTCGAGCTCTTCGATGTTGACGTCCTTGAACGTGATCACGCGGACGTGCTTGACGAAGCGTGCGGGACGGTACATGTCCCACACCCAGGCGTCGGACATGCGCACTTCGAAGTACACCTCGCCGTTGGCGTTGTGCGGCAGCAGTTCGACGGCGTTCGCCAGGTAGAACCGGCGCTCGGTCTCCACGACGTACGCGAATTGACCGACGATGTCCCGGTACTCCCTGTACAGCGAGAGTTCCATCTCGGTTTCGTACTTCTCGAGATCCTCGGCACTCATCGGTCTCGGTGTCCTCCCACTCTGGTGTGTCCTGCAATCATCCCGCATCTGCCTCGTCGGTGAACAATCGACGCCTCACGTCGTCGGTGAACAATCGACGCCTCACGTCGTCGGTGAACAATCGACGCCTCACAGCGGGCACTCCGCACACCGAGCGCACATTGGCCCACGACCGCCGGTGATGCGGTGACGGGCCGTGCTCGGCCAACGCTGCCATGTGCGTCGGCGTGCTGTAGCCCTTGTGTACTGCGAAACCGTACTCCGGTGCCTCGCGGTCGAGTTCGACCATCATGCGATCTCGTGTGACCTTCGCCAGGACGCTGGCCGCCGCGATGCACGCGGCCGCCGCATCGCCCCCGATGACCGGCAAGGACGGAGCGGGCAGTCCGGGCACTCGGAAGCCGTCGGTGAGCACGTAGCCGGGCGGGGTCGACAGGCCTGCGACCGCCCGCCGCATGCCCTCGATGTTCGCGACGTGAACGCCGATCGCGTCGACTTCCGTCGCCGGGATCACCACCACGCTCCACGCCGGTGCGCGTCGCACGATGACCGAGTACAGCTCCTCGCGCGTGCGTTCGGTGAGCTTCTTGGAGTCGTCGAGCCGGTCGAGAGCTGCGTGTGGGCGATCGCCGAGCACACAGGCGGCGACGACGAGCGGACCCGCGCAGGCCCCGCGGCCGGCTTCGTCGACCCCGGCGACCGGACCGAGACCGCAGCGCACGAGCGCGGACTCCATCGTGCGCAGTCCCGAGGATCGACGGATCACGGGTCGAGGTGGCCAGGCAGTCACGAGGGCAGGATCTCCGGTGATTCGATCAGGCCCCATCGGCCGGGAGGCAGCACGATGAAGCGGGCTTTGCCGATGACATTCTCCAGCGGGATGGCGCCTTGATGCTCGTCGCCCACGTGGTAGCGGGAGTCGGCGGAGTTGCTCCGGTTGTCGCCCATCACCCAGACGTGTCCGTCGGGAACGGTGACGGGTCCGAAGCACCGCCCGGAGGGCACCTCGGTCTCGCAGGTGACGACACCCGGTGTGAACGGGAAGTCCATCGTCACGTACGGCTCGTCGAGCGGCACCCCGTCGACGAGGACGCGCCCCTGGTCGTCGCAGCATTCCACCGTCTGACCACCGATCGCGATCACGCGCTTGACGAGATCGTTCTCGTCCGGGGGGACGACACCCACGAGCGAGCCGACCTCCTGCAGTCCCCGCACGACGACGTTGTCGGAACGAGTGGAGACGTAGCCTGCCGACCACGAGTCGGGCCCCTCGAAGACGATGACGTCGCCGGGCCGGGGATCGGTGAAGCGGTATCCCACCTTCTCGACGACGATACGGTCGCCGGTGCAGCCCGGGCAGCCGTGCAGTGTCGGCTCCATCGATTCCGACGGAATGAGGTAGACCCTCGCCACGAAGGTCTGCAACAGGAAGCTCAGGGCCAGTGCGACGACGACGAGGATCGGAAGCTCACGCCAGAACGACTTCTGCTTCTTCGCCTTCGGGGCGGTGTCGTTCGCTGCGGGGTCCTCGCGCCGGTGGTGTGCACCGTCGGCTCGATCGCTCCGAGCCGAACCTCGAACGTCGTTGCGGTTCACGTCCGGTCCGGCCGGATCGTGCGGGGAATCTGCCACCTCGACAGACTAGCGTCTGCCGCACGGCGGACCTCCGAGGACGACCATCGACTTCACCGGCCGGTAACGGACCACCCGCGCAAAGACGACGACCCGGCCGGGACGTGGGTCCGGCCGGGTCGTCGGATGATGCATCGGGTGGCTCGAGAGCCGTGCCGAGCAGCCTGGAAGGCTGCTCAGCGGCCGAAGATCAGCGCTTCTCCTTGATCTTGGCAGCCTTGCCGCGCAGCTCACGCAGGTAGTAGAGCTTCGCGCGACGGACGTCGCCACGGGTCAGCACGTCGATCTTGGCGAGGTTGGGGCTGTGCACCGGGAAGGTGCGCTCCACGCCCACGCCGAAGGAAACCTTACGGACGGTGAAGGTCTCGCGGACGCCGCCGCCCTGACGCCGGATCACGACGCCCTTGAAGACCTGCACGCGCTCCTTGCTGCCCTCGATGACCTTGACGTGCACATCGAGAGTGTCGCCGGGACGGAAGTCCGGGATGTCATCGCGCAGCGACTTGGCGTCCAGAAAGTCCAGGGTGTTCATCGGTTGTTCATCCTCTTGTTCGCTCGAGCAGAGGAACCTGGCGGCGACCGCCGTGTGGCGGGCTCGACCGGTTCGTGCCCAGGTCAGGTAGGCGTGCCCGAACGGGGCAACCCGTCCATTGTGCCAGACGGAATATCGATCGAGGAAATCGGCGGTGGGGCCGGGCGGACACGCCGGTCCAGTTCCGCCTCGGTCGCGGTACGCGAGTGCTCCACACTTCCCCGCACGGTCTCGAGCGTCGGAGCCCCCGCGACGAGGTCCTGCACGAAGATCTTGGCGCGGATCACCGGACGCCGTAGTCGACGTTCCCGCTCGAGCGCCCGGCTCATCCGGCGCGGCCGCTCGCCGTACCGCCAGCGCGCCCAGGGGGCACCCGGCCGCGAGAGCCGGATCGCTCCGACCCACAGCAGCGGCACGACGAACAGCCCGACCAGGCCGGTCCATATCTTGCCCTTCGCCAGGACGATCGCCGCGAGGAGGAGATTCACGAGCACGGCCACGACGAGGCCGGCCCGTTCGGCCCAGTCACCGCTGTCCTCGAAATTCGTGGCGTCCCCCAGCTCGAACGGGCGCAGACCGAGCAGCCACATCCCGGTCACGGCAATCGCCACGAAGACGGCGTCGACGGAGACCCGCCCCTGCTCTTCCCAGTACACGTCGTTCAGATAGAAGATCAACGCGAACTCGTCGAGGGTCAGCGCGGCGCCGATGCCGAACACGGCGGCGAGGACGGTGGCGGCGACCCGGTTCGAGTCCTCGGAGATCGCGATCAGTCCCCCACCCGCGATCACCATCGTGACGACGCCGAACACCACGTGGTGCACGTGCTGCCCACCGGGGGTGATGTTGCCGGGCCACCAGCGCACCTGCGCCCGGATCAACCGCACGCTGATCCGGATGAAGACGAACGCGGCCACGAAGCCGACCAGGAAGGCCAGCAGCGGCAGGCGCCCTTGATCGACGATCTCGCGTCGCACCCAGTCGAGCATCACCGGATCACCCCGGCCACCCTGGATTTCATGTCCACAGCATTGCAGGAGTGACCCGGTGATTCGCGTCAGTTGTTGCCGAAACCGGCGCGTCGCAGCGCGTCGGCCATCGACCCGGACGCGGCCGGCGCCGAGCGTCGGTCGTCGCCCCGACCCTGCCGGCCTCCGTCGCCCCGACCGTTCCGGCCCCGTCCGCCGCCCTGATTCCCGCCGCCCTGGTTCGCCGGCCGCCGAGCGCCTCCGCGCGGCTGACCTCCGGATTTCTCGTCGCCCGGCGCGGGGATCTCGTCGTCGAGTCGCAGTGTCAGACCGATGCGCTGACGGGCGACGTCGACCTCGAGGACCTTCACCTTGACGACCTCGCCGGATCGGACGATGTCGTGCGGATCCTTCACGAAGCTGCGCGACATCGCGGACACATGGACGAGGCCGTCCTGGTGCACTCCGACGTCGACGAACGCGCCGAACGCCGCGACATTGGTGACCACGCCCTCGAGGACCATGCCCGGCTTCAGGTGGGCGACCTTCTCGACACCGGCGGCGAAGGTCGCGGTCTTGAACTCGGGACGCGGGTCGCGGCCGGGCTTCTCGAGTTCGGAGATGATGTCGGTGACAGTCGGGACACCGAACCGGTCGTCGGCGAACTCGTCCGCCCGCAGCTTCCGCAGGGTGGCGGAGTTGCCGAGGAGTTCGCGGACGCTGCTGCCGGTCCGGTCGACGATCCGGCGCACCACGGGGTACGCCTCGGGGTGCACCGCGGACGCGTCGAGCGGATCGTCCCCGCTGGGGATGCGCAGGAAGCCCGCGCACTGCTCGAAGGCCTTGGGGCCGAGACGCGGAACGTCCTTCAGCGCGGTCCGCGCACGGAACGGACCGTGCTGGTCGCGGTAGGCGACGATGCTCTCCGCCAGGGAACCCGTGATGCCGGAGACGCGGGACAGCAGCGGAACCGATGCCGTGTTGACGTCGACGCCGACGGCGTTCACCGCGTCCTCGACCACCGCGCCGAGCGACCGCGCGAGCATCGTCTCGGACACGTCGTGCTGGTACTGGCCCACGCCGATCGACTTCGGATCGATCTTGACGAGTTCGGCAAGCGGGTCCTGCAGGCGGCGCGCGATGGACACCGCACCACGGATGGACACGTCGAGGTCCGGGAGTTCCTTGGTGGCGTACTCCGACGCCGAGTAGACGGACGCGCCCGCCTCCGACACCACGATCTTCGTCAGCCCGGGCACCTTCGTCAGGGAGACGAGTTCGGTTGCGAGAGCGTCGGTCTCACGCGACGCAGTGCCATTGCCGATCGCGATCAGTTCGACACCGTGCCGCGCGACCAGCGCAGCGAGCACCGCGAGCGCCTCGTCGCGCTTGTTGTGCGGCTGATGCGGGTAGATGGTGGTGTGGTCGACGACCTTGCCGGTCGCGTCGACGACCGCGACCTTCGTCCCGGTGCGGTAACCGGGGTCGAGGCCCATCGTCGGGCGGGTGCCGGCCGGGGCGGCGAGCAACAGGTCCTTGAGGTTCGCGGCGAAGACGTCGACCGCGTCCTTCTCGGCAGACTGCCGCAGCCGCATCCGGATGTCGAGTGCGAGCGACATCTGCAGCTTGGTGCGCCATGCCCACCGGACGGTGTCGAGGAGCCACTTGTCGGCGGGCCGCCCCTGGTCGGCGATGCCGAAGCGGGTCGCGATCCGTCCCTCGTAGTAGCTGCGCTCGCCGGGGACGGGTTCGTCGACCTCGGGATCGAGCGACAGCGAGAGCACTTCCTCCTTCTCTCCGCGCAGGAGCGCGAGGATGCGGTGCGAGGGGAGCTGGGTGAACGGCTCGGAGAACTCGAAGTAGTCGGAGAACTTCGCGCCGTCGTTCTCCTTGCCGGAACGCACGGTGGAGGTCACCTTGCCGCGCGTCCACATCGCCTCACGCAGTTCGCCGACGAGGTCGGCGTCCTCGGCGAAACGCTCGACCAGGATGGCGCGCGCACCGTCGAGCTGCTCGGGCGTGTACCCGGCGGGATCGGTGGCGGGATCACCGATGAGCGCGTCGGCGACGGGTTCGTGACCGGCCTCACGGGCGATCTGCGCCTTGGTACGCCGCTTCGGCTTGAACGGCAGGTAGATGTCCTCGAGCCGAGCCTTGGTATCGGCGAGCATGATCTGTCCGCGCAGCGTGTCGTCGAGCTTGCCCTGCGTCTCGATCGATTCGAGGATCGCGGTGCGGCGCTCGTCGAGTTCGCGCAGATAGCGGAGGCGTTCCTCGAGGGTCCGCAACTGGGCGTCGTCGAGGCCGCCGGTCGCCTCCTTGCGGTAGCGCGCGACGAACGGCACGGTCGCACCCCCGTCGAGCAGACCCACGGCCGCAGCGACCTGGTCTTCGCGGACGTCGAGTTCCTGGGCGATCCGCCGGTTCACGGTGTCGAGTTGGGTCGTCACGTCGAACGACCCTACAGTTGCCGTCCCCGCCCGCGCCCGTGGACGCATGGGCGCCCGCGCCCGTGGCCGCATGGGGCGCCCGCGCCCGTGGCCGCATGGGGCGCCCGCGCCCGTGGCCGTGCGGGGTCCCTGCAGGATCCCGAGTGGACCGACGCTATCGTCCACAGCACAATGGAATGCAGGGACCGGAAATGAAGCGCAGACGCGGACGCGCACGATCGGGCGCGATGATGCTGTGCGTGGCCACCACACTGGCCGTATCCGGCTGCGATTCCATGGAGCCCCGTCCCCTCCCGCACGAGGCGCTCGGCCTCGCCTCGATCGCGGACGCCGATCTCGACGAGCCCAGCGTCTCGCTGTCTACGGCCGAACTCCCCCGGCAGATCGACGCCGCCGTCGCACTCGCCGACAGTCGAGGAGCGCGCCTCACCGTCGCCGTGCTCGACCGTGAATCCGGGACCCGCGTCGTCGGCGGATCGGACGAACCCTTCGAGACAGCGTCGACGGTGAAGCTGTTCATCGCCGAGGAGGTCCTGTACCGCGAGGCGGTGGGCGATGTGACGCTCGCCGATGAGGACCGCGAGTCGATCCGTTCGATGTTGCGGTCGTCGGACGACAACGCCGCGACGGTTCTGTGGGAGGCCTACGGCGGTCCCGAGATCGTCGAGCATGCCGTGGAACGGCACAATCTGACCGGTACGACTCCCCCGGACCCGGGGTCCTGGTGGTGGAACACGACCACGACGGCGTCGGACCTGCTGACCTGGTACGACGATCTGCTCGGCGACAGCGCGTCGGGCGAGGAGAGTGCGGCCCGGATCGTCGGCCACCTGTCGGCGTACACCGACGAAGGCGTCGACGGATACGACCAGCGCTTCGGGCTCCCCGAGGGCGTCGGCGACTCGACAGACCTGGCAGTGAAGCAGGGGTGGATGTGCTGCCTGGCCGGTGAATGGCTCCACCTGTCCACAGGTTTCCTCGGCGACGACCACCGGTACGTGGTCGTGGTCGCCGCACGGGAAGCCGTCACCTACGACGAGTCGGATCCCTTGTACGAGACGGGATTCCTGCCCGACACTGCGCTCTACGACGCGACAGACGACGGCAGTGCGCAGCACGCACGCGAGACCGTCACGCTGGCGGTCGAGACGACCCTCGGAACTGCCCACCGCCCCTGAGAGCGGACCGATTCGGAGTCAGTCGTCGGACGGGAGCAGATCGGGGCGCCGCTCACGCGTGCGTTCCAGCGACTGTTCGTGGCGCCAGCGAGCGACTTTGCCGTGGTCGCCGGACAGCAGAACCGGCGGCACCTCGAGATCGCGCCACACCGCGGGCCGGGTGTAGCTGGGGCCTTCGAGCAGGCCGTCGGAGAACGAATCCTCCTGGTGCGACTGCTGATTGCCGAGCACGCCGGGAAGCAACCGGACGACCGCCTCGACCATGACGAGCACGGCAACCTCGCCGCCGATGAGGACGTAGTCG harbors:
- a CDS encoding YifB family Mg chelatase-like AAA ATPase → MALGRAWSVAVSGIDGQVVEIEADIGRGLPGVTMVGLPDTALQESRDRVRAAVSNSGAKWPDSKVVLALSPATLPKVGSVYDLGLACAVLDAADVVPAEAVSRTVLLGELALDGRVRPVRGVLPAVLTAKKHGWSRVVVPTATMTEAALVDGIDVYGAETLRELVLWLQGDGPLERPDPRALPPRAVRGDLSEVVGQHEARRAIEVAAAGAHHLMLTGPPGIGKTMLAQRLPGILPDLSETHALEVTAIHSVAGTLTSDRPLVTEPPFIAPHHTASVSSLIGGGTGMAKPGAVSRAHRGVLFLDEVAEMGTKTLEVLRTPLEDGEVRIARRDGVARYPARFQLILAANPCPCAPPRDADCVCAPTARRRYLGRLSGPLLDRVDLRVRMQAVATSALMGETGESTDEVRARVERARAAARERWAEYGWATNAEVPGPALRQKFRLPRAALEPVEWALRKGAITARGADRALRVAWTLSDLEGSDSPSATHVAAALDFRDRGVA
- a CDS encoding YraN family protein, giving the protein MQGRNRTGHNRNLGARGEDLAAEYLEATGMVVLERNWRSRYGELDLIARDGATVVFVEVKTRTGTGYGTPAEAVTSAKAERIRRLAGLWLSEQTRRWSHIRVDVVTVLLARGRAPEITHRKQVL
- a CDS encoding DUF2469 domain-containing protein, whose protein sequence is MSAEDLEKYETEMELSLYREYRDIVGQFAYVVETERRFYLANAVELLPHNANGEVYFEVRMSDAWVWDMYRPARFVKHVRVITFKDVNIEELDKPELRLPDKLG
- a CDS encoding ribonuclease HII translates to MTAWPPRPVIRRSSGLRTMESALVRCGLGPVAGVDEAGRGACAGPLVVAACVLGDRPHAALDRLDDSKKLTERTREELYSVIVRRAPAWSVVVIPATEVDAIGVHVANIEGMRRAVAGLSTPPGYVLTDGFRVPGLPAPSLPVIGGDAAAACIAAASVLAKVTRDRMMVELDREAPEYGFAVHKGYSTPTHMAALAEHGPSPHHRRSWANVRSVCGVPAVRRRLFTDDVRRRLFTDDVRRRLFTDEADAG
- the lepB gene encoding signal peptidase I, with protein sequence MNRNDVRGSARSDRADGAHHRREDPAANDTAPKAKKQKSFWRELPILVVVALALSFLLQTFVARVYLIPSESMEPTLHGCPGCTGDRIVVEKVGYRFTDPRPGDVIVFEGPDSWSAGYVSTRSDNVVVRGLQEVGSLVGVVPPDENDLVKRVIAIGGQTVECCDDQGRVLVDGVPLDEPYVTMDFPFTPGVVTCETEVPSGRCFGPVTVPDGHVWVMGDNRSNSADSRYHVGDEHQGAIPLENVIGKARFIVLPPGRWGLIESPEILPS
- the rplS gene encoding 50S ribosomal protein L19, which codes for MNTLDFLDAKSLRDDIPDFRPGDTLDVHVKVIEGSKERVQVFKGVVIRRQGGGVRETFTVRKVSFGVGVERTFPVHSPNLAKIDVLTRGDVRRAKLYYLRELRGKAAKIKEKR
- a CDS encoding Tex family protein gives rise to the protein MTTQLDTVNRRIAQELDVREDQVAAAVGLLDGGATVPFVARYRKEATGGLDDAQLRTLEERLRYLRELDERRTAILESIETQGKLDDTLRGQIMLADTKARLEDIYLPFKPKRRTKAQIAREAGHEPVADALIGDPATDPAGYTPEQLDGARAILVERFAEDADLVGELREAMWTRGKVTSTVRSGKENDGAKFSDYFEFSEPFTQLPSHRILALLRGEKEEVLSLSLDPEVDEPVPGERSYYEGRIATRFGIADQGRPADKWLLDTVRWAWRTKLQMSLALDIRMRLRQSAEKDAVDVFAANLKDLLLAAPAGTRPTMGLDPGYRTGTKVAVVDATGKVVDHTTIYPHQPHNKRDEALAVLAALVARHGVELIAIGNGTASRETDALATELVSLTKVPGLTKIVVSEAGASVYSASEYATKELPDLDVSIRGAVSIARRLQDPLAELVKIDPKSIGVGQYQHDVSETMLARSLGAVVEDAVNAVGVDVNTASVPLLSRVSGITGSLAESIVAYRDQHGPFRARTALKDVPRLGPKAFEQCAGFLRIPSGDDPLDASAVHPEAYPVVRRIVDRTGSSVRELLGNSATLRKLRADEFADDRFGVPTVTDIISELEKPGRDPRPEFKTATFAAGVEKVAHLKPGMVLEGVVTNVAAFGAFVDVGVHQDGLVHVSAMSRSFVKDPHDIVRSGEVVKVKVLEVDVARQRIGLTLRLDDEIPAPGDEKSGGQPRGGARRPANQGGGNQGGGRGRNGRGDGGRQGRGDDRRSAPAASGSMADALRRAGFGNN